CTGTCCCAATTTTCTTCACATGACATATGTGACGTGTTAAAATACTACCTTCAACAGGTTAAAGTTTTATTCTAAACCTACCATCAAATGCaaagagcaaaaatattttatatttcatatttttcattggtATAGACTATGTCATCACCCCCCTCattattctaagattttataATGATGTATTTTGATGTGGATATATTTCCATCCAGTATTCTGGCCACTCCATGAGCTCCGTCAGTTGTGAGCACTTTAGTTCTTGgaacttttcttgatttttattgccATTCTCCCACCCACCAACTGTCTTTGTAATTTGCACTTGAAGCTCTTGtttggagatgtgtgtgtgtgaacatacacaaacacatatataaatatttataaatttgttatttgtaCTCATGGGGATTAAAAATTCAGGGTCTTGCACTTGCTTGGCAAGCATACATGTACTCCAATTCCCTTaccttttctttattgttctttttttcttcaaaaaatttctaagacagttccttgtctttttcttcttgaataagTAAAGTATTCCATTTCTGAGATCATGTTTTAATATTCAAGAAGtctgattttctattcttttgataacgttttttaaatgattatatgatGCTCTTTTATTGTGGATATTCATAGATTTTTCTCATTAAGGGTTCTTTTCTCTATTTGGACTCTAACCTCTGTAGAAATACAATGTGACCCTcatatataacattaaattttctatagcaacataaaaattaaaaatgaagtgaagtgatttttaatatatcattGAACAATTTGAATATCTAGTTTTTCAAATTATgaggtattttgtttatttatttatttgtattgcaGCTCTTCTTCTTTGAAATCTGGTGTCTATTTTTCATTTAGTGCACATCTCAATTTAGATCAGCTGCATTTCCAGTGCTCTTTCTCCATATCTGACTAGTTGACAGCATATCGATAGCATCATTTTACAccttcaatttgttctttttctacccattttgatttttgtctttcatggTGCCTAGATATATTAGAGTTTGGACTTGAAATCACTTTGGAAGCACTTGAACACATcaaggctttttaaaaactttgaactTTACTATAAAGTGGTCTAGATGGACTGTTTGGTATGTGCCTAATTGCATGTCTAGTTCCCTGTTCTGGGACTGGTGTGATCTTCTTgggaaggcatttttttttaattctagatggacacaatacttttaatttatttatttatttttatgtggggctgaggatcaaccctagtgcctcacacatgccagatgagtgcactaccatgagccacagccccagtcccctaGGAAAGGTTTTTTTCCTTGCCTAGAGATACAGTACCAATACCGTGGGAGCCAGGGTTACTAAGACTGTAGGATCTGTGCTTTCAGTGTGCATATAGCAATCATATCCCCATTGGAAGACAGTTACCTCTCTGTTCCTTATATTTGGCAATGCCTCGATTCAGAGAGCCTCTGTATCCCATTGCCCAGAGAAAAAATTCCCAGAGCTTTAGGAAGGAGATTGCCCTAGTACATGGAGTGGAGATAGGATTCTATAGAGAGCTAAGCTTTCTCAGCTGGCCCACCTGCAACCTAACCCAAGATCAGAGGACCTGGTAATGATTTTCCATGTCCCTTTAGGATTCTGAAAAACATGTTGAGTGACAAAGGGTCAGTTCTCTTGGAAATGCTGCATCAGGACTTATTCATCTGCTCTTCTACTTGTGaattgttgctttttgttttctctattttcctagtCCTTATGAGCCTACTGTATTTTAGTGGAATTTCAGGAGGGAAAGAAATTAAGTATACATTGCTTGATCTACAAAGTTAGCCCAGGAAAGCATTGATAACCCTTTAATCACATTCTACAGACCCCTCAACTGAGAAATGGAGGTGGATACCTTTGAATGACTGGAAGTCTCATAATGTGTCATCCTTAATCTTGTTTAGTCAGTTAGGGAGAGGAGATGAATTGGGTCCAGTACAATAAACTTGCATTCTGTTGAGGAATTTTGTATGTCTAAGACTTTCATTTGGGAAAGTGTGCTCAATTCTTGCAATAGTGTTAAGAGAGTAGCCTTTATCTGACTCATTGACCTAAAGCTCCAACAGGTGAAGATAGAAACTGATCACAGGGCAACACCTTCACTTCCCACAGATATTATAGGACATCAGGTAGCTAACAGTTCACTGAATTTTCTATTGTAGATCAGTAGAAACATTGAAATTCATTATGGCAGTGGATATTTGTTGTAAGAACTTCTTTTTTTGATCTATTCATGGCAAATCAGCCTCTTTTAAAGTTTCATGAGATGGCGACAGTATGTTTTTGTAGGTCATATTATCTTGTGCTAATCTTCATTCTTGCCCAAGTAAAATCTGTGCTCTTTAGCACTTTGATATTTTTACCCCTTACTCATAAAATCCATGggtttctgattcattttatagattttgttCACTATTCTATGTTTATTCCAGTAAAACAGCTGAAGATTATGCTATTTGGGGGGCAGATGTGAATATAATGTGTTTAGGATAGAGATGAAGAGTTTTAAAATCCCATAATGAAGCTTAAAGCTTCAACTTCATTTAAAGTTTAGAATTTCACTCATTATCTATTAATTTgttattaacataaatataatttatagtcaagattttgatttgctttctaAGTCACTTCTCTgccaaacatatattttttattttatgggcagggatgaagctcagtactagagtgcttgcatagcatgcttgaggtcctaggttcaatctccagtactgaaagaGATATCAATAAATACAGATTGACTTTAGATTTTGTTAATCTAAAGGGACATGCTAAATTAATTGAGTAACTCTCACTTATAGTTGACTTTAACAAAGAAAACAGGCAGaagattttttcaaaatatttattttttggttgtagcgggatgcaatacctttattttatttattaatttttatgtggtgctgaggatcaaacccaggtccccgcatgtgctaggcaaacactctacctctgagccacaacctcagcccaaaggtatttttaatataattttgtttctttagctACCAGAACCATTGGTTTTATTCCAATGGTACCAGGAATTTATGGAGCTTGCAAATATCATCCAACATATTAACCAAGAACAGGACAACAAAAGGGACGACTCTGAAGACAACACATCTCCAAATATGGGTATGGAAATCAACCAAATTCTTCTCAAAACCAAGGACCTTCTAAGAAAATTGCCACCGTCCAATTTTAACACTCTACGTTACCTTATCATCCATCTTAAGAGGTAAGAATTTTTATaccatcttagccatttttaatTGAACAGGGCAATAGTATTCAGTACATTTATATTGTTGTgttatgattttcaaaatgatttttaggaTCTTCTTATTATGTGTTGAGAGAGGGatacattgaatatattttcatgcaGCAAACATGGTGCCCTCAGATGcttcctgtgtgccaggctctggctgGTGAAACTAGGATGGAAACATAGGTTTTCTGCTATTTGGGCTTATCCTCTTGGGTTACAGATCTGTATATAACCCACAGTTCACCATCCTCCTTTTTCTAGTAGCTGTGCACAGCTTGTAGGCATGCAGAGGAAGTTTTGGGGGTAGAGATAGAGCAGAAGAGgcaaatgcccttgagttcaacttTAAGAACTGCATGATGATTTGGTAGAGAATGTGCAGAAGAGCATACGAGGCAGAGAGAAACAGACATGGAGACACAAGAAAGCATTTTGCATTTGGAAAATCTGATTTCATTAAGCTACAATATAGCAAGCAGTAGCAGGAACTGTGCTACTCTTCCCAGAGACTTGATAAAAAATCTTACGAACCTGGCAGATGAGTTGACCATGTTGTTTCTATACCCACTAAAGAACTTGGAATCAGGAATTTCGCATATTCAGATTTGCCAGCTAGACCTTTCTGACAGCAATTAAGatctccttttttaattttttttaaatttatttttgtggctggaactgtggctcagcagtagagcatgtgcaaggtcctaggttcgaaccgcagccccacatacaaataaataaattaaattaaaaattttaaaaatttattagttcaaatcagttataaatgacagcagaatgttttTCAatccattgtacacaaatggagcacaaattttcatttctctgtacatgatgtagagtcatacCACATGTGCCATCATACatgaacttagggtaatgatgttcgtctcattccaccatcattcatACCCCAtacccctcctcttccttccctctcttgaGCCCAATCAATGTTCCTCCATCCCCAGAGACCCAATTATGtatcaacatttatttatcagagagaattttggcctttgattttgggggattggcttacttcatgaTATTCATgaaccccatccatttacctgtaaatgccattattttattctcttgtaatgctaatagtccattgtgtatatataccacagttttttaaaCTATTCATATCTTGAAGggcttcaaattattccatgaaatacaaaaggaggaaacccttccaaactcattctgtgaagctagtatcaccctgataacCAAACCAgccagagacacatcaaggaaagaaaatttgagacCCATATCCccgatgaacatagatgcaaaaattctcaataaaattctggcaaatcacatacgaaaacatatgaaaaaaagcaATGCTCCATGATCAAGTTGTGTACTTCAGGGATGAAAGATGGGTTcgacatacagaaatcaataaatgtaattcatcacatcaataaacttaaagagaaGAATCCTATGATTacatcaattgatgcagagaaagcatttgacaaaatacagtaccttttcatgttcaaaacattagaaaaactaggggtagtaggaatatacctcaacatagtAAAAGCTCTCTCtgctaaacctaaggctaacatcattctaaatgaagaaaaatggaagcattccatctaaaaattgttcaacataatCCTTGccactctagccagagcaattagatgaaagaaattcaagggaatacaaataggaaaagaagaactcaaattatcattcTTTGCCAACTACATAATTTTACACTTGGagaatccaaaaaactccaccagaaaacttctaaaataatcaatgaatttggcaaagtagcaggatacaaaattaatacccataaatcaaatgcatttctatacatcagtgatgaatcctctgaaaaacaaataggaaaactacccctttcactatatatatatatatatataaagctgtgagatatatatatatatatacacatatatatatcacagctTTTTTACCCACAGATGAatctagtatcatcctgatagctaaaccaggcagagacagatTTCCTTAGATAGTCATAGAAATAACAAGCTGAGAGTGTTTGAAGTAAAACCAGAACATTGATAGTGGCAATAGAACAGAGAGATGTTCAGGAGAGAGAATCATTTGGGCTAGAAAACTAGCTGTGGGCAGCTGGGAGTGTGGCtggtgatagaacacttgcctagcacatgggagacactaggtttgatactcagcactgcataaaaataaataaataaaatattgtgtccatctctacgtaaaaattatttttttaaaaaaagaaaactaactggGCAGTGAGAGAGAAATTGACAGTGATGTTTCTGATTCCAGTATAAGAAACGGGGAATATATCCCACATACAAAGATGGAGCAATTTTTagaggtgtttttcttccttctgctactGAGTTCAGTAGTTCCTTCTACTTACATGCATTTTATCCTAAAATAGTACTCTGAAACTCAGTTTGGTGTGTGGTAAGTATCATAATGAAACAAAGGATTCTTTCCCTAGACCCACCAACCTTGACCCTTGACAAATGTTTTGTAGTCTTCTATAGCCCGAGTTTTCTCCACCCTTCTCAAGTCATAGTAAACTACCATTAAGGACATCTATTAGGCAAATCTCATACACTTTATGTGTTCTTCTTTTCAGGGTTGTAGACCATTCCGAAGACAACCTgatgaactcaaaaaacttagggGTGGTATTTGGACCCTGTCTGATGAGGCCCAGGCCTACAaccactcctggtaccatctcCTCCTCTCTTGTTGCATATGCCAACCAGGCCCTGTTAGTAGAGTTCCTAATTACCAATGCACAGATGATCTTCGATGGGTCCCTAGAGCCACAAAATGTTTCATCCAGTACTGATGTTGTTGCACCTTGGATGGATAAAAGCCCTCCTTCCAAACACCTAATATCAACAGAAAATTCCACAAAGTCACAATATTTTTCTACAAAGCAAGTGAGTTTTGACCATTACAGAATTGGATTAAATATgtgatgtgtatgtatatgttaaCAAATTAATAGTCTTTGaactgtttgtttttgagatgtgTTTCGCTTTTAGTTTACAACTTTTCTTGTATCAATAGGATATCCACACTGcagatattgaaattaaaaattatgaattggCTACATCATTTGAGGAATCAGAATGCAAGCAAAATGCATTGGAAAAATGGGATGCATGTGTCATTGGTGAGTGGTCATGTACCATATATCTTTGCATATTTCAAGCCTTGCCAAGAACTCGTGATTAAAAACCAAGGTGAGAGTTggacttgtagctcagtggtaaaacgcttgccttggcatgtgtgaggccatgagttggatcctcagtaccatataaaacaaataaataaagataaaatattgtgtccatctacaatactcatcctttaaaaaaaaacaaggtatatTAATTTGAGGTAAGTTCAAACTTCAAGGTTTTATTAGTTAACTTTTCTAGCCACTGAGAAAGtttaatgaatgtgatttaaATGAAtatcttcctttgtttctttcttgtaaaaagatatcttgaaattcataaattatttttgttctctttctgagATTTGTTTTCACCTTTACTTCCTTGTCATCAATTAAAGTCAAAACAGAAAAAAGCtggactcctgaaactcaaaaaaatagacTCCTAAAGTTTTTTGATGTCCCTTTACCTGTGGCCTAACTTTAGCACATTAAGCACACATGTCTTCCATTTTCTTGGCTCCAGTCTTTTTGTTCACTGTTTTTTGATCACTTTATTTCAGTGAATGGTTTCTGGTAAGGGGGTTGAAAACCTTTCATTCGTTACTGCTTTAGTAGAGCTAAATctgaatttttcaatatatagccataaatgttaaatttgatatataaaattaatgaaatatcaaTGAGTGTAGCCTGAGAAAGTCTGAAAACAAAGACAGTCCATTACCTCTCTGCCAAGAAAAGCACTGGACTcactgattccatttatatgatttGATCTTATTAGCACTTCTGTGCTATGAACCTTGGGCTCCTTTAAGCCACGGCTAACAGTCTGAGGAAGGTAAATAATGCCAAGGGTCATGTCCCTAAATTATTGTTGATTCAGGGTTTGAATCTCatcctctctctttataaaaGTAACCTTGTTTTTTCTGTCCAATGAAATTGGATTCCCAGGTAGGTatagtaataacaataaataattttaaaatatttgacattttcattACATACCAGGTAATTCTGAGCCTTTTCTTTAGAAGATCATTAACACCACTTGCCAACATATCTCCACATAGGAGTTTGTCTTGACAGAAGAAGGCAAGTAGGGCTAGTGCACTAGGCTTGCCCAGGGCAGAAATGGAGCTGGAGCTGAGCCAGCACCCAGGCAGCTAGAAGTGGTGCTAGAAGTTCTGCAGGACTGTAAATATGTTCTGGTGGTTGCCATCCAACCACAATGGCTCAGCTCCCTTCTATCAATGTGAAGAAGGGTCCAGGACAGCAAATCACATGAGCAGTGCCTGGGAACCAGGGAAGAGAGGCCAGCAGCCTCAGGTGAAGAAGGAGGTCAGATGAGATGATGACCTGCGATCATCATCAAGTGATGCTGCTGTGCACCTGTCTGCAAACCACTGCCTAAGGATACGGGAGAAGGACCAGGTGGCAGGGATGAGACTGTGGGCTATGAACAGGGCTGTTGGAAAGCCATCAGACCAGTGGCAAGACACAGAGTTGTCTGATGTTTCTCAGCAGGGAGTCGAGGATCATGGCCAGATGGCTGCACCTTTCTAGCAACAGGAGCTTCTGGGGTACATGCAGCAAAGTTAGAGTGAGAGATGCTATGGTTCTAGGTGAGAAAATAGGGGCCTTGGGACCAgatgagaggagaaagagaaggaggtaaATCTGGAGTCTCCAGGACCAGTAGCACAATGGCAATTTTGACCGCTCTTCAACCTTCCTTTGTCCAGAGGATGTTACCATGTATTAGTGGATCAGCTGGGAGAGCATCCAAGTCCTCTCTGGTGTGTTGCCCTCAGTATGGACAGAATGTAACTGGAAAGCAGATTAAGTGACAGGCAAAGTCCTTGGGATTCAGGACATGGCGTTTGTTGGTGTACAGAATAGTGTTACTGCTCTAGAGTTACCATTGTCTGCCTGGTGAAATCAGGAAAGTCTTaacacagaaaatattcattcatgGGTAGTATATTAAAAGAAGTTGCTACAagaagtgtttttttaattttatttgctttgtgactatttgttttattaagatgaattttaaaaagtaatgctttaattaaaaatgtgcCTTTAATATTGTATGGATTTTTAATTCCTCTGCATAGATGACTGAGAAACTAATGttggaaaaaatatgtaagaCTCTGTTGTTTGAGAGAATGCCCATTCATAAATAACCACACTTCCTAATTAACCAAGCttcatgaagttaaaaaaaaaatctcttctttttcagaTCACAAAGAACTTGAATCATCATCACAAAAGATGGACAATATGTGTAAAACCACGAAACCACTTAGTCTGAAATCTGATGTGACAACAAATGATATACAGAGGCCTATGCCAAGCCCCAAGATGAGATGTTTCTGTTTGCCTGTAGATAGGTTCCATCTTGCAAGCTCCCCTAATgagaaaaacagcagaaatgtGGGAACTGTCAATTCAGACAAGTTTGGCCAGAATCTTACCTTTGAAGGACTTAATAGAAAAGATACACCTACTAGTTTTGGCCCCCAAATTAATGGTTTTGATCAGCAGATTCCACAAAAAACTCAGGGACAACAAAGTGAACCAAAGAACTTAACTGGCACGAGTGCAGTGATTGTGCCAAGTGTACTCCAGGAAAAAGTGACAATGAGCATCCAGGTGAGTGGTGACCATTCCAACGGTGCCACAGAGCCCAACACGCCAGCCAGTTTAGCAAGAGAGGCACCAGAGAGACTGTCCTCGCATTCTCACCGTCTTGCTCCTGCAAGAGCACCCAGAATACTGCAGCCCCATCTTGGGACAACATTTTACAAACCACCTACCCCAACCAGCAAAGTCAGGGGGACTGAGGAGAGACCAGCTTCACCTTCAGCAGCAGTGCCTCCTAGCACAGCTCTTACTCCCCTGAGTCATGTGGAGAAATCTGTGCCAGAGGCAGACAGCACATCAGCTTATGCTTTGAAGCCAGCTGCTGAGCATAAAGAGAAATCTGAGGAGATCGGCCTACCTGACATGAATCCAATCTGCCAGGGACTTGGGCTCAAACTAATGGAAGAGTTACAAGACCTTGAATTTGAAATGCCACAGTTTGTGTAGTTgtcaaaattcagtttttctttttct
This genomic interval from Urocitellus parryii isolate mUroPar1 chromosome 11, mUroPar1.hap1, whole genome shotgun sequence contains the following:
- the LOC144249145 gene encoding rho GTPase-activating protein 29-like, which codes for MGTGTLWSLVISEQLEQDEDAAAAADQSDTRTFLLLGPCSLGTFQQSLMAKAATTHKFRKWRFPARCIYCERIVLFRGFKCEECLLVCHKKCMANLTIVCGHRKLPGKMHLFGEELSCVAKKEPDGIPFIIKMCILEIEKTALCLQGIYRVSGNKAKMAMLCQALENGRHLVDLSQFSSHDICDVLKYYLQQLPEPLVLFQWYQEFMELANIIQHINQEQDNKRDDSEDNTSPNMGMEINQILLKTKDLLRKLPPSNFNTLRYLIIHLKRVVDHSEDNLMNSKNLGVVFGPCLMRPRPTTTPGTISSSLVAYANQALLVEFLITNAQMIFDGSLEPQNVSSSTDVVAPWMDKSPPSKHLISTENSTKSQYFSTKQDIHTADIEIKNYELATSFEESECKQNALEKWDACVIDHKELESSSQKMDNMCKTTKPLSLKSDVTTNDIQRPMPSPKMRCFCLPVDRFHLASSPNEKNSRNVGTVNSDKFGQNLTFEGLNRKDTPTSFGPQINGFDQQIPQKTQGQQSEPKNLTGTSAVIVPSVLQEKVTMSIQVSGDHSNGATEPNTPASLAREAPERLSSHSHRLAPARAPRILQPHLGTTFYKPPTPTSKVRGTEERPASPSAAVPPSTALTPLSHVEKSVPEADSTSAYALKPAAEHKEKSEEIGLPDMNPICQGLGLKLMEELQDLEFEMPQFV